One genomic window of Candidatus Protochlamydia phocaeensis includes the following:
- a CDS encoding FAD-dependent monooxygenase, with amino-acid sequence MIPLEESSSQRRTKVMSSFESGMFKINRIKEIAKVELEGKTEQPDIAQWHQVLTDQIEVCKEAIRWLKDKKTDSSTLAKLKELKIELQILEKKVAEQEKIMTNREQLYGTRELKGVSSFEHTLNELTIEHPYLAENFEHLQNILKRHGHVIGEPITYADFCKLKDFYLKVEGSKEEKLTEIAALVKHEIDLVERTFRGKKELLKDLSAHLPELQEQVPFAQWSIESKMHFYVKSQQILHNPFEAPLDFLDFQSHSQEDKTNRAFNALCGLIKTEQTVTKHAKEEFWDGVPLFEKKAHELATTKELKTFLYQVKMEGLRHILSKVEKQAEKEVLVIGGGPGGLIRAFALGFTGHDYRVIEKRSNEIAKRSNVITFGKGDPKDVSILLFLGLISAADRDGKASFGHLKPNLVEIQIGDVEKYFMQILAEIDHTKNISFQTEPLSITKNGEGQAEVKIKHHNGREETIYPSMVVATDGASSPTRAMLGISRVILAKTTQIAYTTFNAIASPSSFHSLMYRVHNFLRGVALAAAVGIYALVFQVSLEKAYGHVAEGGPTAIFRIPEHDFVPGLDLPLSDKGNEAKGKVPAHDYLIRVLREKEQTFIDSYKDKVNTAAFKISKTEQKIKKESNRDKKAKLEQKLESLKLEFEKLKRQQEEVLTQRAQHMHGLLDVVSSLMSKNHSIQQMSVEKNFLVDIFVGKAEQSLVQVGKTPFALRGDASHTTDPYSGYGCKTAIEEILADQFLFSFGHLGGMNETALSCHNWMHQFYQDKMINQGLRERSLYRTGTELLSRYLDRGIREGVLTREEARNFQLIADKAELNHTHGSSSFISFSSSEEQFMKEQGRILTENLKAQWKSQGKTVKGLDASWQHSLTHAEAKKLNAFIKNLIDFPHLVNAKAIEEMTPILSKMAYEEATLAPTISLLIHCLPFMSV; translated from the coding sequence ATGATTCCTTTAGAAGAAAGTTCTTCTCAAAGAAGAACAAAAGTGATGTCTTCTTTTGAGTCAGGAATGTTTAAAATTAATCGCATCAAGGAAATTGCTAAGGTAGAACTAGAGGGAAAGACGGAGCAACCGGACATCGCTCAGTGGCATCAAGTTCTAACCGATCAAATTGAAGTTTGCAAGGAAGCAATTAGATGGTTAAAAGATAAAAAAACGGATAGTTCCACATTAGCAAAATTAAAAGAATTAAAGATCGAACTACAGATATTAGAGAAAAAAGTTGCTGAGCAAGAAAAAATCATGACCAATCGCGAGCAACTGTACGGAACGAGGGAATTAAAGGGCGTTTCTTCTTTTGAACACACATTGAATGAATTGACTATTGAACACCCATATTTAGCAGAAAACTTTGAACATTTGCAGAATATTTTAAAACGGCATGGGCATGTTATCGGTGAACCCATCACTTATGCCGACTTCTGTAAATTAAAAGATTTTTACCTAAAAGTAGAGGGAAGTAAAGAGGAAAAATTAACTGAAATAGCAGCCCTCGTCAAACATGAAATTGATTTAGTGGAAAGAACCTTTAGAGGAAAAAAAGAGTTACTGAAGGATTTAAGCGCGCATCTGCCTGAGCTTCAAGAGCAGGTTCCTTTTGCTCAGTGGTCAATTGAAAGTAAAATGCATTTTTATGTCAAAAGTCAACAAATTTTGCATAATCCTTTCGAGGCTCCTCTTGATTTTCTCGATTTTCAATCCCATTCGCAAGAAGACAAAACAAATCGGGCATTTAATGCGCTTTGCGGACTTATAAAAACGGAGCAAACCGTTACTAAACACGCTAAAGAAGAATTTTGGGATGGTGTCCCTCTCTTTGAAAAAAAAGCACATGAATTAGCGACGACCAAAGAGCTGAAGACGTTTTTATATCAGGTAAAAATGGAAGGCTTGAGGCATATTTTATCTAAGGTAGAAAAACAAGCGGAAAAAGAAGTTCTTGTGATTGGGGGCGGGCCAGGAGGACTGATTAGGGCCTTTGCTTTAGGCTTTACCGGTCATGATTATCGAGTTATCGAAAAACGTTCTAATGAAATCGCTAAGCGGAGCAATGTGATTACTTTTGGAAAAGGGGATCCAAAAGATGTGTCCATTTTACTCTTTTTAGGACTCATTTCAGCAGCAGATAGAGATGGAAAGGCGAGTTTTGGGCATTTAAAGCCTAACTTGGTAGAAATTCAAATTGGAGATGTGGAAAAATATTTCATGCAAATTTTGGCTGAAATAGATCACACGAAAAATATTTCATTTCAAACAGAGCCGCTTTCCATTACCAAGAATGGAGAGGGACAAGCAGAAGTCAAAATTAAACACCACAATGGCCGAGAGGAAACCATTTATCCCTCTATGGTAGTGGCGACTGACGGAGCTTCTAGCCCGACTCGTGCCATGCTTGGAATTTCTAGAGTGATCTTAGCAAAGACAACTCAGATTGCTTATACGACCTTTAACGCTATTGCTTCTCCTTCTTCTTTTCATAGCCTCATGTATCGCGTGCATAACTTTTTAAGAGGAGTGGCATTAGCTGCTGCAGTAGGGATTTATGCCTTGGTTTTTCAAGTGTCATTGGAAAAGGCATATGGACATGTTGCTGAAGGAGGACCAACCGCAATTTTTCGTATACCTGAGCATGACTTTGTCCCGGGTCTTGATCTTCCTCTTTCAGACAAGGGGAATGAAGCAAAAGGAAAAGTTCCTGCCCATGACTATTTAATTCGAGTGTTGAGAGAGAAAGAGCAAACCTTTATTGATTCCTATAAAGATAAAGTAAATACGGCCGCTTTCAAAATTAGTAAAACTGAGCAGAAGATTAAAAAAGAGAGCAATAGAGATAAAAAAGCCAAGCTGGAGCAGAAACTAGAATCGCTTAAATTAGAATTTGAAAAGTTGAAAAGACAGCAAGAAGAGGTTCTCACCCAAAGAGCGCAGCACATGCATGGGCTGCTCGATGTTGTCAGCAGTTTAATGAGCAAAAACCATTCTATTCAGCAAATGTCTGTAGAAAAAAACTTTTTGGTCGATATCTTTGTTGGAAAAGCGGAGCAAAGTTTAGTTCAAGTGGGAAAAACGCCTTTTGCTTTAAGGGGGGATGCAAGTCATACGACCGATCCTTATAGCGGCTATGGCTGTAAGACTGCTATTGAAGAGATACTTGCGGATCAGTTTTTATTTAGTTTTGGCCATTTAGGCGGAATGAACGAAACGGCTCTTAGCTGTCATAATTGGATGCATCAATTTTATCAAGATAAGATGATCAATCAAGGGTTGAGAGAGCGTTCTCTTTATCGGACGGGGACAGAACTTTTATCTCGCTATCTTGATCGCGGAATAAGGGAAGGGGTATTAACAAGAGAAGAGGCGCGCAATTTTCAACTCATCGCAGATAAAGCTGAATTAAATCACACGCATGGATCTTCTTCTTTTATTTCTTTTTCTTCTTCGGAAGAGCAATTCATGAAAGAACAGGGGCGCATTCTTACTGAAAATTTAAAAGCGCAATGGAAAAGCCAGGGGAAAACGGTAAAAGGCTTAGATGCGTCCTGGCAGCATTCCTTGACGCATGCAGAAGCTAAAAAGCTAAATGCCTTCATAAAGAATTTAATTGATTTTCCTCATCTAGTGAATGCCAAGGCAATTGAGGAAATGACACCTATCTTAAGTAAAATGGCTTATGAAGAGGCAACGTTAGCACCAACCATTAGCCTGCTTATTCATTGCCTTCCGTTTATGTCTGTTTAA
- the cyoE gene encoding heme o synthase: protein MIKTYYMLTKPGIIMGNAMTAAGGFALASRGHINVWLLLATLLGVSLVVASSGIFNNYLDREADEKMERTKHRPLARKLIKGSNALIFASCLGIGGFLILALYTNMLAVFTTAAGFVIYVGLYGVWKYRSIHGTLIGSLSGAVPPVIGYCAASNRFDMGALILFLILVLWQMPHFLAIAMYRFDDYKAADLPVLPIKKGMHVTKVHMLLYILAFIVVALMPTVFHYTGYAYLFMAALLGLIWLGLCIQGFMSDNNRLWARSMFRFSLVTITLLCVMLSIDTA, encoded by the coding sequence ATGATTAAAACCTACTATATGCTTACCAAACCGGGAATCATCATGGGCAATGCCATGACGGCTGCCGGTGGATTTGCCTTGGCTTCAAGGGGACATATTAACGTGTGGTTGCTTTTGGCCACTTTATTAGGAGTTTCCCTCGTTGTTGCTTCATCCGGCATTTTCAATAATTACTTGGACCGGGAAGCAGATGAGAAGATGGAAAGGACTAAACATCGCCCTCTTGCCCGGAAGTTGATTAAGGGGAGCAATGCCCTTATCTTCGCTAGCTGTTTAGGAATAGGCGGATTTCTTATTCTGGCTTTGTATACCAATATGCTAGCTGTCTTTACTACAGCTGCCGGGTTTGTTATTTATGTGGGTCTTTATGGCGTTTGGAAATATCGCTCCATTCACGGAACGCTTATCGGCAGCCTTTCAGGGGCTGTTCCGCCCGTAATTGGATACTGTGCGGCCAGTAACCGCTTCGATATGGGGGCTTTAATTCTATTTTTAATTTTAGTTCTGTGGCAAATGCCGCATTTTTTAGCGATTGCCATGTACCGGTTCGATGATTATAAAGCAGCTGATCTTCCCGTTCTGCCCATTAAAAAAGGAATGCATGTGACAAAAGTCCATATGCTCCTTTACATTCTTGCCTTCATTGTTGTCGCTCTTATGCCGACAGTTTTTCATTATACGGGATATGCCTACTTATTCATGGCAGCCTTGTTAGGCCTTATTTGGCTCGGGTTGTGCATACAGGGCTTTATGAGCGATAATAATCGCTTGTGGGCGCGCAGCATGTTTCGTTTCTCGCTTGTGACAATAACGCTCCTATGCGTAATGTTATCCATTGATACGGCTTGA
- the cyoD gene encoding cytochrome o ubiquinol oxidase subunit IV encodes MKQEFGMGGTETNPEKTSVASYIIGFIVSLVLTLASYFLVTEHMLSKWALIATIAVLAVIQMIVQVLYFLHLGEESKPHWNTLSFLFMAMVVVILAFGSLWIMFTLDNRVMPEMNMDLRQQRNL; translated from the coding sequence ATGAAACAAGAATTTGGTATGGGCGGAACGGAGACAAATCCGGAAAAAACCTCTGTTGCATCCTATATAATCGGATTTATTGTCTCGCTTGTCTTAACGTTGGCTTCTTATTTTTTAGTTACCGAACATATGCTTAGCAAGTGGGCATTAATTGCCACTATCGCTGTTCTTGCCGTCATTCAAATGATCGTTCAAGTGTTGTACTTTCTACATTTGGGTGAAGAATCCAAGCCTCACTGGAATACATTGTCTTTTCTTTTTATGGCCATGGTCGTTGTTATTTTAGCATTCGGCTCGCTCTGGATTATGTTCACTTTAGACAATCGAGTTATGCCGGAAATGAATATGGACCTCAGGCAGCAGAGAAATTTATAA
- the cyoC gene encoding cytochrome o ubiquinol oxidase subunit III — protein MTDSITAQHHTQDVYSRTVFGFWLYLMSDCILFATLFATYAVLHNNTFGGPSSRELYDLPYALIETLILLTSSFTCGLGMLYARRYEYAKVYALFGITFLLGLSFLTLELREFVHMVQEGNSWQRSGFLSSYFTLVGTHGLHITSGLLWMIVVMALILFNGLTDANLRKLMCFSLFWHFLDVIWIFIFTIVYLMGSFT, from the coding sequence ATGACAGATTCTATCACCGCCCAACATCATACACAGGACGTCTATTCACGGACTGTTTTTGGCTTTTGGCTCTATTTGATGAGTGATTGCATCTTATTCGCCACTTTATTTGCCACTTACGCGGTCTTGCACAATAATACTTTTGGTGGACCCAGTTCTCGAGAGTTGTATGATTTGCCTTATGCTTTGATCGAAACGCTCATTTTATTGACAAGCAGTTTTACGTGCGGCTTGGGCATGTTATATGCTCGCCGCTATGAGTATGCAAAGGTGTATGCTTTATTTGGCATTACCTTTTTGCTGGGCCTTTCTTTTTTGACTTTGGAATTAAGGGAATTCGTCCATATGGTCCAAGAGGGAAATAGCTGGCAAAGAAGCGGATTTTTATCCAGCTATTTCACCTTGGTCGGTACACACGGATTGCATATCACTTCTGGCTTACTATGGATGATAGTCGTTATGGCGCTCATTCTTTTTAATGGCTTAACAGATGCAAACTTGAGAAAATTGATGTGCTTTAGCCTGTTTTGGCACTTCTTGGATGTGATCTGGATCTTTATTTTTACGATTGTGTATTTGATGGGGAGCTTCACATGA
- the cyoB gene encoding cytochrome o ubiquinol oxidase subunit I — translation MFGKLTEQAFIHNAIEDFVGMGIIAVSILLIVITTYFKRWKWLWHEWITTVDPKRIGIMYLVVVLLMLFKGVTEASMMRVQQAISTGDSHGFLAADHFQQIFSAHGTTMIFFVAMGVFFGLMNLIIPLQIGARDVAFPFLNSVSFWLFAVGAMLLNISMLVGKFSETGWLAYPPLSGLQFSPGEGVDYWIWIVQISGIGSLLAGINFLVTILKMRCPGMTLMKMPLFVWTSLGSLILVLFAFPILTATLFMLSFDRILGMHFFTADGGGNFMMYINLIWAWGHPEVYILILPIFGIYSEVVATFSEKRLFGYTAMVWATMAIAFYSYIVWVHHFFTMGAGPNINAFFGIMTAIIAIPTGVKIFNWLFTMYRGRVHFTTPMLWFFAFLFSFSIGGIAGVLLSIPAADFQVHNSLFLIAHFHAMVIGGVLFGFFSGYSYWFPKVTGFKLNETLGHYAFWFWFIGYLIAFMPLYVLGFMGATRRLDHYELDTGWQPLFITVATGVIFIILGILFQNIQLFYSIWKRKEYKDVTGDPWNGRTLEWSIPSPPPIYNFALIPQVEERDSFWATKLVRKNEHPQYEDIYMPKNTPMGFFIGVFSLFLGFALVWQIWWLVIAGLLGNIACLIIQTSKKDSEYVIPAEEVAKIEASRKQYA, via the coding sequence ATGTTTGGAAAATTAACTGAACAAGCTTTCATACATAATGCGATCGAAGACTTTGTCGGAATGGGCATTATTGCCGTTTCCATTCTTCTTATCGTGATTACGACTTATTTTAAACGTTGGAAATGGCTTTGGCATGAATGGATCACGACAGTGGATCCAAAAAGAATTGGAATCATGTATCTCGTGGTCGTTCTCCTCATGCTTTTTAAGGGAGTCACAGAGGCTTCAATGATGCGTGTCCAGCAGGCTATCTCTACTGGGGATTCACATGGCTTTTTAGCGGCTGATCATTTTCAGCAGATTTTTTCCGCTCATGGGACCACTATGATCTTTTTTGTCGCCATGGGAGTTTTTTTTGGGCTCATGAATTTAATTATTCCCTTGCAAATTGGGGCGCGCGACGTTGCTTTTCCTTTTTTAAATTCAGTCAGCTTTTGGTTATTTGCAGTTGGAGCGATGCTCCTCAACATATCCATGCTTGTGGGAAAGTTTTCTGAGACGGGCTGGCTGGCTTATCCACCGCTATCTGGATTGCAATTTAGCCCGGGAGAGGGGGTGGATTATTGGATATGGATTGTACAAATTTCAGGGATTGGAAGCCTGCTAGCAGGGATTAATTTCCTTGTGACCATTCTTAAGATGCGCTGTCCAGGCATGACGTTAATGAAAATGCCTTTATTTGTATGGACATCCCTAGGCAGCTTAATCCTCGTTCTTTTTGCTTTTCCCATTCTGACTGCTACGCTCTTTATGCTATCGTTCGATCGCATCCTTGGCATGCATTTTTTCACTGCAGATGGGGGTGGGAACTTCATGATGTATATCAATCTTATTTGGGCTTGGGGGCATCCTGAAGTCTATATTCTCATTCTGCCTATCTTCGGCATCTATTCCGAAGTCGTGGCCACCTTTTCGGAAAAACGCTTGTTTGGTTATACAGCCATGGTCTGGGCGACAATGGCCATTGCTTTTTATTCTTATATTGTCTGGGTGCACCATTTCTTTACTATGGGAGCCGGTCCAAACATCAATGCGTTCTTTGGGATTATGACGGCCATTATTGCCATTCCAACAGGCGTGAAGATTTTTAATTGGCTGTTTACCATGTACCGCGGGCGCGTGCATTTTACGACTCCCATGCTTTGGTTTTTTGCCTTTCTCTTCTCTTTTAGTATCGGAGGAATAGCAGGCGTTTTGCTCTCGATTCCCGCCGCGGATTTCCAAGTGCATAATAGCTTGTTTTTAATTGCCCACTTCCATGCCATGGTTATTGGCGGCGTTTTATTTGGCTTTTTTTCCGGCTATTCTTATTGGTTTCCCAAGGTTACGGGGTTCAAGCTCAATGAGACGCTGGGACATTATGCCTTTTGGTTTTGGTTTATCGGCTATCTGATTGCTTTTATGCCGCTATATGTGTTGGGATTTATGGGAGCGACAAGACGACTAGACCATTATGAACTAGATACAGGATGGCAGCCTCTTTTTATTACTGTCGCCACTGGAGTGATTTTTATTATTCTGGGAATCCTCTTTCAGAACATTCAATTGTTCTATAGCATTTGGAAGCGCAAAGAGTATAAAGATGTCACAGGCGATCCATGGAATGGTAGAACATTAGAGTGGTCGATTCCTTCCCCTCCACCTATTTATAATTTTGCCCTGATTCCCCAAGTAGAAGAGCGCGACTCATTTTGGGCGACCAAATTGGTCAGAAAAAATGAACATCCGCAGTATGAAGATATTTATATGCCTAAGAATACACCGATGGGTTTTTTTATTGGTGTTTTTAGCCTCTTCTTGGGGTTTGCCCTTGTTTGGCAGATCTGGTGGCTTGTCATTGCTGGATTGTTAGGGAACATTGCCTGCTTAATCATCCAGACTTCTAAGAAAGACTCGGAATACGTTATACCAGCTGAAGAAGTAGCAAAAATAGAAGCTTCAAGGAAACAGTACGCATGA
- the cyoA gene encoding ubiquinol oxidase subunit II, whose translation MKDKEFQFKLSVILSAVVMLVSTALVLIYSDKIAMLNPKGLIALKERDLIFISIGLMLLVVIPVLLMTPFFAWLYRASKKHNKYEPNWDYSFIAEAVWWGVPCIIIFIIAIITWKTSHELDPFRPIESDKKTLTIQVVALQWKWLFLYPEQNIATVNFLQIPEKTPIKFEITADAPMNSFWIPQLSGQVYAMPGMRTLLHLIADEPGEYRGSSANLSGEGFSGMWFTTHASSEADFERWVHSMQQSADKLDQKGYDQLAKPSKNNPRSSFILADKGLFDQIMMKYMMPMPSK comes from the coding sequence ATGAAAGATAAAGAATTTCAATTCAAGCTCTCGGTGATTCTTTCAGCCGTTGTCATGCTGGTGTCAACCGCTTTGGTCCTTATTTACAGCGACAAAATCGCCATGCTAAATCCAAAAGGACTCATTGCTCTCAAAGAGCGCGATCTTATTTTCATTTCAATCGGATTAATGCTCCTTGTTGTCATTCCCGTGCTGTTGATGACGCCTTTTTTTGCCTGGCTTTACAGAGCAAGTAAAAAGCATAATAAATATGAGCCTAATTGGGATTATAGTTTTATTGCCGAGGCCGTTTGGTGGGGAGTGCCATGCATTATTATTTTCATCATTGCCATCATTACTTGGAAAACGAGCCATGAACTGGATCCCTTCCGCCCTATCGAATCGGATAAAAAAACATTAACCATACAAGTTGTCGCTTTGCAGTGGAAATGGCTTTTTCTCTATCCCGAGCAAAATATTGCAACCGTTAATTTTTTGCAGATCCCGGAGAAGACTCCCATTAAATTTGAAATCACGGCTGATGCTCCCATGAATTCTTTTTGGATTCCTCAGCTCAGCGGTCAAGTGTATGCCATGCCGGGCATGAGAACCTTATTGCATTTAATCGCGGATGAACCTGGCGAATACAGGGGATCTTCAGCGAACTTAAGCGGAGAAGGATTTTCCGGCATGTGGTTCACCACGCATGCCTCTTCAGAAGCCGATTTTGAGCGATGGGTGCATTCCATGCAGCAGTCGGCAGATAAACTAGATCAAAAAGGCTACGATCAGCTGGCTAAGCCCAGCAAGAACAATCCCCGTTCTTCTTTTATATTGGCTGATAAGGGGCTGTTTGATCAAATTATGATGAAATATATGATGCCAATGCCTTCTAAGTAG
- a CDS encoding DUF2267 domain-containing protein: MLVEVFETTVQKTYSWLRDLMEILDWNDEHKAYLALRGTLHALRDRLTVNVSVKLSAQLPMLVRGFYFEGWVPATTPVKVKTAEEFFGLASFHFNSLELGQENSEVIVRAVFLLLSQHISVGEINRLKQALPVSIAELWPSSEYKEGQEVLRKEAKHAYRHR, from the coding sequence ATGTTAGTAGAGGTCTTTGAGACAACCGTGCAAAAAACTTATTCATGGTTGCGCGATTTAATGGAAATTCTGGATTGGAATGATGAGCATAAAGCTTATTTGGCTTTAAGGGGTACACTGCATGCTTTGCGGGATCGGTTAACCGTCAATGTATCCGTTAAATTAAGTGCCCAGCTGCCTATGTTGGTTAGGGGATTTTATTTTGAGGGATGGGTGCCCGCCACCACTCCAGTGAAAGTCAAAACGGCAGAAGAGTTTTTTGGGTTGGCCTCTTTTCATTTTAATAGCTTGGAATTAGGACAAGAGAACAGTGAAGTCATCGTACGAGCCGTCTTTCTTCTTCTTAGTCAACATATTTCTGTAGGGGAGATCAATCGCCTCAAACAAGCCCTTCCCGTTTCCATTGCAGAGCTATGGCCCTCTTCAGAATATAAGGAAGGGCAAGAAGTACTGCGGAAAGAAGCCAAGCATGCGTATAGGCATCGATAA